In Schlegelella aquatica, one DNA window encodes the following:
- a CDS encoding ArsR/SmtB family transcription factor: protein MKEKDVVRSLAALAQSNRLQIFRTLVVAGSQGMTPGVIAEATGIPPATLSFHLKELMNAGLVTQERQGRHLVYRASFEHMSALLGYLTENCCQGEVCLPEAATSCNC from the coding sequence ATGAAAGAGAAAGATGTCGTCCGATCCCTTGCCGCGCTCGCCCAGAGTAACCGCCTGCAGATCTTCCGGACGCTGGTGGTCGCCGGGTCGCAAGGCATGACGCCTGGGGTCATTGCCGAAGCCACCGGTATCCCGCCGGCAACGCTGTCTTTCCACCTCAAGGAGCTGATGAACGCCGGCCTGGTGACGCAGGAGCGTCAGGGGCGCCACTTGGTCTATCGGGCGTCGTTCGAGCACATGAGTGCGCTGCTGGGCTACCTCACCGAGAACTGCTGCCAGGGCGAGGTCTGTCTCCCCGAAGCCGCCACCTCCTGCAACTGTTGA
- a CDS encoding DUF2933 domain-containing protein has product MSATHHDHHPDTRGSSGLSRRVRIALLMVALIGGFYLLREHWSHVAGNWVYLLLLACPLMHLLHGHGRHGALPDNRPDKEA; this is encoded by the coding sequence ATGAGCGCGACGCATCATGATCACCACCCCGACACGCGTGGCTCGTCCGGCCTGAGCCGGCGTGTCAGGATCGCGTTGCTGATGGTGGCCCTCATCGGCGGCTTCTACCTGCTGCGCGAGCACTGGAGCCATGTCGCAGGCAATTGGGTGTACCTGTTGCTGCTAGCGTGCCCGCTGATGCACCTGCTGCATGGCCACGGCAGGCATGGCGCACTGCCCGACAACCGCCCCGACAAAGAGGCCTGA
- a CDS encoding arsenate reductase ArsC: MTINVLILCTHNSARSVLGEGMLNHWAKKLGKDVRAYSAGSAPSGRVNPFALEALHNAGVDTTGYRSKSWDEFSGDDAPPLSIVITVCDSAAAEQCPVFFGGTGEQPVKVHWGYPDPSNAEGGDDGKRRAFELTRQAIGYRMLQLLQLPLETMSKADLQQALAKIAKS, from the coding sequence ATGACGATCAACGTTCTCATCCTCTGTACCCACAACTCCGCACGTAGCGTTCTCGGTGAAGGCATGCTCAACCACTGGGCAAAGAAGCTTGGCAAGGACGTGCGGGCCTACAGCGCCGGCAGTGCGCCCAGCGGCCGCGTCAACCCGTTCGCGCTGGAGGCGCTACACAACGCCGGCGTGGACACCACCGGCTACCGGAGCAAGAGCTGGGACGAGTTCAGTGGCGACGATGCGCCGCCGCTGTCGATCGTCATCACGGTGTGCGACAGTGCTGCGGCCGAACAGTGCCCGGTGTTCTTCGGCGGCACAGGGGAGCAGCCGGTCAAGGTGCACTGGGGCTACCCCGATCCGTCGAACGCCGAGGGCGGCGACGACGGCAAGCGCCGCGCGTTCGAACTGACCCGCCAGGCCATCGGCTACCGCATGCTGCAGCTGCTGCAACTCCCGCTGGAGACGATGAGCAAGGCAGACCTCCAGCAGGCGCTGGCCAAGATCGCGAAGAGCTGA
- a CDS encoding lysophospholipid acyltransferase family protein has protein sequence MASTAARPRRRGGSLLFAGYATALFGLLAPPTWLLAVAQSNPARAWAICRASARALLALTGMTPRVEGLQNIPAGACVIVSNHGSYLDGVVLVAVLPRPCDFIAKAELRQQRIAGPFLRRLGAGFVQRFDLRRAVQDAQALTAHARRGHALVVFPEGTFRAAPGLLPFHLGGLPCRRAGAGAGRAPGPARQPSRAAGR, from the coding sequence TTGGCTTCGACTGCAGCACGTCCTCGGCGCCGGGGGGGCAGCCTGCTGTTCGCGGGGTATGCGACCGCGCTGTTCGGACTTCTCGCGCCGCCCACCTGGCTGCTGGCGGTCGCTCAGTCCAATCCCGCACGCGCCTGGGCCATCTGCCGTGCGTCCGCGCGCGCACTCCTCGCGCTCACCGGCATGACGCCGCGGGTCGAGGGCCTGCAGAACATCCCTGCGGGGGCGTGCGTGATCGTGAGCAACCATGGCAGTTACCTCGACGGGGTCGTGCTGGTGGCGGTCTTGCCGAGGCCGTGCGACTTCATCGCCAAGGCCGAACTGCGGCAGCAGCGCATCGCCGGCCCCTTCCTGCGCCGGCTCGGCGCTGGCTTCGTCCAACGCTTCGACCTGCGCCGCGCGGTGCAGGACGCGCAGGCGCTGACGGCGCATGCACGGCGCGGACACGCACTGGTGGTGTTCCCCGAAGGGACCTTCAGGGCTGCCCCCGGCTTGCTGCCGTTCCACCTGGGGGGCCTTCCTTGCCGCCGCGCAGGCGCAGGTGCCGGTCGTGCCCCTGGTCCTGCGCGGCAGCCGAGCCGCGCTGCCGGACGGTAG
- a CDS encoding DUF411 domain-containing protein, translating to MHQTGDQPFPRRRRLLLAVLALSLPSLAPAAAPQTLAVQVWKDPNCGCCKDWIAHLEKSGFRVNAVDQGNGAARARLGMPQKFGSCHTALIQGYVIEGHVPATDIQRLLKEKPQALGLAVPGMPIGSPGMDGPVYGGRRDAYQVLLVGKDGSAQVFSSHP from the coding sequence ATGCACCAAACCGGTGATCAACCGTTCCCCCGGCGGCGCAGGCTGCTGCTGGCGGTGCTTGCGCTGAGTCTTCCCTCCCTGGCACCAGCCGCCGCACCGCAGACGCTTGCCGTGCAGGTGTGGAAGGACCCGAACTGTGGGTGTTGCAAGGACTGGATTGCCCACCTGGAGAAAAGCGGATTCCGCGTGAATGCCGTCGACCAGGGCAACGGCGCGGCCCGCGCTCGCCTCGGGATGCCGCAGAAATTCGGTTCCTGCCATACGGCCCTGATCCAGGGCTATGTGATCGAAGGCCACGTACCCGCCACGGACATCCAGCGGCTGCTCAAGGAAAAGCCCCAAGCCCTGGGCTTGGCGGTGCCGGGCATGCCCATTGGTTCACCCGGCATGGACGGGCCGGTGTATGGCGGCCGACGTGATGCCTACCAGGTCTTGCTGGTTGGGAAAGACGGGTCGGCACAAGTGTTCAGTTCCCATCCATGA
- a CDS encoding copper resistance protein B, which translates to MKPCSLFTAALVLLGAAPVWAQTPTEGGAHAAHSGAAAAPTRAPSSANATMDHGSMRMQGGAAPADARDPHAYANGLTLESGPYAFPGPRQLRLSDEHAFGSVLLDRLERVDTKDGNATAYEAQAWFGGTYDRLVLKAEGDVADGKLEEARTEVLWGHAVAPFWDTQLGVRQDSGAGPDRTWLAVGIQGLAPYWFDVDATAYVGGAGRTALRLSGEYELLLTQRLILQPRMEVNLYGRRDEARGLGSGLADAAAGLRLRYEFSRQFAPYVGVEWAGKFGQTADFARAEGQRTRQTRYVAGVRLWF; encoded by the coding sequence ATGAAACCCTGCTCTCTCTTCACGGCGGCGCTGGTGCTGCTCGGTGCGGCGCCCGTCTGGGCGCAAACACCGACGGAAGGCGGCGCCCATGCCGCGCACTCGGGCGCGGCTGCCGCCCCAACGCGCGCCCCATCGTCCGCGAACGCCACCATGGACCACGGCAGCATGCGCATGCAAGGCGGAGCCGCCCCCGCCGATGCCCGCGATCCGCACGCGTATGCCAATGGCTTGACCTTGGAGTCGGGCCCGTACGCATTTCCTGGGCCACGGCAACTGCGGCTGTCCGATGAACATGCGTTTGGCAGCGTGCTCCTCGATCGCCTGGAGCGCGTCGACACGAAGGACGGCAACGCCACCGCCTATGAGGCGCAAGCCTGGTTCGGCGGCACCTACGACCGCCTGGTCCTCAAGGCCGAAGGGGACGTCGCCGACGGCAAACTGGAGGAGGCACGCACCGAGGTCCTTTGGGGCCACGCGGTGGCTCCGTTCTGGGACACCCAACTCGGGGTGCGGCAGGACAGCGGCGCCGGCCCTGACCGGACTTGGCTCGCTGTGGGCATCCAAGGGCTCGCCCCGTACTGGTTCGACGTCGATGCCACGGCCTACGTCGGCGGCGCGGGACGCACGGCACTGCGCCTGTCGGGCGAGTACGAGCTCCTGCTCACCCAGCGCCTGATTCTGCAGCCCCGCATGGAAGTCAATCTGTATGGCCGGCGCGATGAAGCGCGTGGCCTGGGAAGTGGGCTGGCCGATGCGGCGGCAGGCCTGCGCCTGCGTTACGAGTTCTCGCGCCAGTTCGCGCCCTATGTCGGCGTCGAATGGGCGGGCAAGTTTGGACAGACGGCGGATTTTGCGCGCGCCGAAGGGCAGCGCACCCGGCAAACGCGGTATGTGGCGGGCGTGCGCCTGTGGTTCTAG
- a CDS encoding AMP-binding protein: MHPTASPTQALPAARPGADAAGLLSLVEATLRELRPGAAELPPVTLASRLDQDLRLDSRARMELLQRVERAFGVALHEDALGAAETVADLLRAVERGHPLGSAVARPPPPAPSPGTWAGTPQTASTLLEVLAWHVREHADRVQVAVLEEGDERPITYGALAADAAAVAAGLQSLGVAPRETVAIMLPTCPEYFGTYLGILMAGAIPVPIYPPGRPSQIEEHVLRHGALLDNARAVALVTVPQARMVARLLQARVAGLRAVVTPQQLAARGGVPAPAAVAGEDVAFIQYTSGSTGSPKGVVLSHANLLANIRAMAQAIEASPRDVFVSWLPLYHDMGLIGAWLGSLYVGMSLVVMSPLAFLARPLHWLQTLQRWGGTLSAAPNFAYELCLRRIDDAALADLDLRSVRALFNGAEAVSAATVRRFSERFATCGLRAEAMAPVYGLAEASVGLLFPPLGRAAPVDALQREPFSLEGRALPAAADDPNALRFVGCGRPLAGHEVRIVDSQGRELGERVEGRLEFRGPSATRGYFRDPQKTAQLFHDGWLDTGDRAYAAAGDIYITGRVKDIVIRGGRNLYPEEIEDAVGRVEGIRRGCVAVFGSPDAATGTERLVVLAEARPGAAAGRSGDAGRDRHHRRTAG, translated from the coding sequence GTGCATCCGACCGCCTCGCCGACGCAAGCGCTCCCCGCGGCGCGTCCGGGCGCGGACGCTGCGGGGCTGCTGTCGCTGGTGGAGGCGACGCTACGGGAGCTGCGCCCGGGCGCCGCGGAGCTGCCGCCGGTCACGCTTGCCAGCCGGCTCGACCAGGACCTGAGGCTCGACAGCCGCGCCCGCATGGAACTGCTGCAGCGCGTCGAGCGGGCCTTCGGCGTCGCCCTGCACGAGGACGCGCTGGGGGCGGCGGAAACCGTGGCGGACCTCTTGCGTGCGGTGGAGCGCGGGCACCCGCTGGGGTCGGCCGTGGCCAGGCCCCCGCCTCCCGCACCGTCCCCAGGGACTTGGGCGGGCACACCGCAGACCGCTTCCACCTTGCTGGAGGTGCTGGCGTGGCACGTGCGAGAGCATGCCGATCGCGTGCAGGTGGCGGTGCTGGAGGAGGGAGACGAGCGCCCCATCACCTACGGCGCGCTTGCGGCCGATGCGGCGGCGGTCGCCGCCGGGCTGCAGTCGCTGGGCGTCGCGCCGCGGGAGACCGTGGCGATCATGCTGCCCACCTGCCCCGAGTACTTCGGCACCTACCTGGGCATTCTGATGGCCGGAGCGATTCCGGTACCGATCTACCCGCCGGGGCGGCCCTCGCAGATCGAGGAGCACGTGCTGCGGCACGGCGCGTTGCTGGACAATGCCCGCGCTGTGGCCCTCGTCACCGTGCCGCAGGCGCGGATGGTCGCCCGGCTGCTCCAGGCCCGGGTGGCTGGCTTGCGCGCCGTCGTCACACCGCAGCAGCTGGCCGCGCGGGGCGGGGTGCCGGCGCCTGCGGCCGTGGCGGGCGAGGACGTTGCCTTCATCCAGTACACCTCGGGCAGCACCGGCAGTCCCAAGGGGGTGGTGTTGTCACATGCCAACCTGCTGGCCAACATCCGCGCCATGGCGCAAGCCATCGAGGCGAGCCCACGCGACGTGTTCGTCAGCTGGCTGCCCCTGTACCACGACATGGGCCTCATCGGCGCCTGGCTGGGCAGCCTCTACGTTGGCATGTCGCTGGTGGTCATGTCACCGCTGGCCTTCCTGGCGCGGCCCCTGCACTGGCTGCAGACGCTGCAGCGATGGGGAGGGACGCTGTCGGCGGCGCCCAACTTCGCGTACGAACTGTGTCTGCGGCGAATCGACGATGCTGCCCTGGCCGACCTCGATCTGCGCTCGGTCCGCGCACTGTTCAACGGGGCCGAAGCGGTCAGCGCAGCCACGGTGCGCCGCTTCAGCGAGCGCTTTGCCACCTGCGGCCTGCGTGCCGAGGCCATGGCACCTGTCTACGGGCTGGCGGAGGCTTCGGTCGGCCTGCTGTTCCCGCCGCTCGGGCGGGCGGCGCCCGTGGATGCTTTGCAGCGCGAGCCGTTCAGCCTGGAAGGCCGCGCGTTGCCCGCCGCTGCCGATGACCCGAACGCTCTGCGCTTCGTCGGCTGCGGCAGACCCTTGGCCGGCCATGAGGTCCGCATCGTCGATTCGCAGGGCCGCGAGCTCGGCGAGCGCGTGGAGGGCCGGCTGGAGTTCCGCGGCCCATCGGCGACGCGCGGCTACTTCCGCGATCCGCAGAAAACCGCGCAGCTGTTCCACGACGGCTGGCTGGACACCGGTGACCGCGCCTATGCGGCCGCGGGCGACATCTACATCACCGGCCGGGTGAAGGACATCGTCATTCGCGGCGGGCGCAACCTCTACCCGGAGGAGATCGAGGATGCGGTGGGGCGTGTGGAGGGCATCCGCAGGGGTTGCGTGGCGGTGTTCGGCAGTCCCGATGCCGCCACCGGCACGGAACGCCTGGTTGTGCTGGCGGAGGCCAGGCCCGGCGCCGCGGCTGGGCGAAGCGGTGACGCGGGCCGTGATCGACACCATCGGCGAACCGCCGGATGA
- a CDS encoding aquaporin codes for MDLPRKLAGEALGTALLLAVVIGSGIMAERLAGGNVAVTLLANTLATVGGLYILIEVFGPISGAHFNPAVSAVMAWRGELPRTALLPYIAAQLFGAILGAWLAHAMFDLAVLQFSTKMRTGTGQWIAEAVATAGLLLVILRAPAGRAAAMVASYIGAAYWFTASTSFANPAAVVGRMFSDSFAGIAPASAPGFMLAELVGAAIGLAIHNAFEARLHPAGHPNVIEASGTAEGDTRSARAAPR; via the coding sequence ATGGACCTGCCCCGCAAGTTGGCTGGCGAAGCGCTCGGTACCGCGCTGCTGCTGGCCGTCGTGATCGGCTCGGGCATCATGGCCGAGCGCTTGGCCGGCGGCAACGTCGCTGTCACGCTGCTGGCCAATACGCTCGCCACGGTCGGCGGGCTATACATCCTGATTGAAGTGTTCGGCCCGATCAGCGGGGCGCACTTCAATCCGGCGGTGAGTGCCGTGATGGCGTGGCGCGGCGAGCTGCCGAGGACTGCGCTGCTCCCGTACATCGCCGCGCAGTTGTTCGGCGCGATCCTCGGTGCGTGGCTGGCGCACGCCATGTTCGACTTGGCCGTCCTGCAGTTCTCTACCAAGATGCGGACGGGTACCGGCCAGTGGATCGCGGAGGCCGTGGCGACTGCAGGGCTGCTGCTGGTGATCCTGCGCGCGCCAGCGGGCCGCGCGGCGGCAATGGTCGCCAGCTATATCGGCGCGGCCTACTGGTTCACTGCATCCACGTCCTTCGCCAATCCGGCCGCTGTCGTCGGTCGCATGTTCAGCGACAGCTTTGCTGGCATCGCGCCTGCCAGCGCTCCCGGCTTCATGCTGGCCGAGCTGGTGGGAGCAGCGATCGGCCTCGCCATCCACAACGCCTTCGAGGCGCGGCTCCATCCGGCTGGACATCCCAACGTGATCGAGGCTTCTGGGACGGCCGAAGGCGACACCCGCTCGGCCCGCGCTGCGCCTCGCTGA
- a CDS encoding arsenate reductase ArsC — MIDRVYTVLLVCTGNSARSILAEALMNHMGRGRFRAYSAGSTPKGEVNPFTLQALAQLGLPTTGYRSKGWEEFATPDSPPLDFVFTVCDKAAGEVCPVWPGQPVTAHWGMPDPAAVEGSDEAKRKAFLDASYLLKRRIELLLALPHDSLDRMSLQNAVRDIGQQ; from the coding sequence GTGATTGATCGCGTCTACACCGTCTTGTTGGTCTGCACCGGCAACTCGGCCCGGTCGATCCTGGCCGAGGCCCTGATGAACCATATGGGTCGCGGCCGCTTTCGCGCCTACTCGGCCGGTAGCACTCCAAAAGGCGAGGTAAATCCCTTTACCCTGCAGGCCCTGGCACAGCTCGGGCTGCCGACCACCGGCTACCGCAGCAAGGGCTGGGAAGAGTTCGCGACGCCCGACTCGCCACCGCTGGATTTTGTCTTCACCGTCTGCGACAAAGCCGCCGGCGAGGTGTGCCCCGTCTGGCCGGGCCAACCGGTGACAGCGCACTGGGGCATGCCTGATCCCGCCGCCGTTGAAGGCAGCGACGAGGCCAAGCGCAAGGCTTTTCTCGACGCGAGCTACTTGCTCAAGCGCCGCATCGAGCTCCTGCTGGCACTGCCTCATGATTCCCTCGACCGGATGTCGCTGCAGAACGCCGTGCGCGACATCGGCCAGCAATGA
- a CDS encoding heavy metal translocating P-type ATPase: MDLRSAHDHRRHTHDHPSAQQRAEGLKDPVCGMDVTAQSEHHVEHAGRRFYFCSARCRAKFVAEPARYAHSGHAPSPVEAPALAAGTIYTCPMHPEIRQDHPGHCPKCGMALEPVLPDLQEEESPELRDFQRRFWYTLPLTVMVTVLAMFGHQLHWFEARTQTWIELVLSLPIVLWAGRPFFVRGWQSVVHRSPNMWTLIGLGTGAAFVYSVAATVAPQLFPDSFVSMGRVAVYFEAAAVIISLTLLGQVLELKARSQTSAAIKSLLGLTPKTARRLRDDGTEEDVPLTHIHVGDRLRIRPGEKVPVDGTVLEGRSAVDESMLTGEPLPVTKQAGDKVIGATLNTSGALVMVAERVGAATMLSQIVQMVAQAQRSKAPMQRMADVVAGYFVVATVSIAVLTFFAWGLFGPEPRWVFGLINAVAVLIIACPCALGLATPMSIMVATGRGATQGVLFRDAAAIEKMRQVDTLIVDKTGTLTEGRPRYQTTIAAEGFTADEALRLAASLDQGSEHPLAEAIVTAAREQGLVLSRAEEFDSHSGIGVRGRVDGHAVALGNTALMEQLGVDVRPLAERAEALRTEGASVMYLAVDHALAAVLAVADPVKKTTPQALASLRAEGLRVVMATGDGLTTAKAVAARLGIDEVHGEVKPADKLQLVERLQREGRIVAMAGDGINDAPALAKADVGIAMGTGTDVAMNSAQITLVKGDLRGIAVARALSVATVRNMKQNLMFAFLYNALGIPIAAGVLYPLTGWLLSPLIAALAMSLSSASVIGNALRLRGVRLV, encoded by the coding sequence ATGGACCTGCGATCTGCGCACGACCACCGCCGACACACCCACGACCACCCGAGCGCACAGCAGCGGGCCGAAGGTCTGAAGGACCCTGTCTGCGGCATGGACGTGACCGCGCAGTCCGAGCACCACGTCGAACACGCAGGCCGGCGCTTTTATTTCTGCAGCGCCCGGTGCCGGGCGAAGTTCGTCGCCGAACCGGCGCGCTATGCCCACAGCGGCCACGCGCCTTCGCCTGTCGAAGCGCCGGCGCTGGCCGCAGGAACCATCTACACCTGCCCCATGCACCCCGAGATCCGGCAGGATCACCCCGGTCATTGTCCGAAGTGCGGCATGGCGCTGGAGCCGGTGCTGCCCGATCTCCAAGAAGAAGAGAGTCCCGAGCTGCGCGATTTCCAGCGCCGCTTCTGGTACACCCTGCCGCTGACCGTCATGGTCACTGTGCTTGCCATGTTCGGCCACCAGTTGCATTGGTTCGAGGCGCGCACACAGACCTGGATCGAACTCGTTCTGTCCCTGCCCATCGTCCTGTGGGCGGGTCGGCCGTTCTTCGTGCGCGGCTGGCAGTCCGTGGTCCATCGCAGCCCGAACATGTGGACCCTGATCGGGCTGGGCACCGGGGCGGCGTTCGTCTACAGCGTGGCGGCGACCGTGGCCCCACAACTGTTCCCGGACTCGTTCGTGTCCATGGGACGGGTCGCGGTGTACTTCGAGGCGGCGGCGGTGATCATTTCCCTGACCCTGCTGGGGCAGGTACTGGAACTCAAGGCGCGTTCGCAGACCTCGGCCGCCATCAAGTCCTTGCTCGGACTGACCCCCAAGACCGCCCGGCGCCTTCGCGACGATGGCACGGAAGAGGACGTGCCCCTGACGCACATCCATGTCGGCGATCGGCTGCGCATTCGACCCGGCGAAAAGGTTCCGGTCGATGGCACCGTCCTCGAGGGCCGCAGCGCCGTGGACGAATCGATGCTGACGGGCGAGCCCCTGCCCGTGACCAAGCAGGCAGGCGACAAGGTCATCGGCGCGACACTCAATACCAGTGGCGCGCTCGTCATGGTCGCCGAACGTGTCGGCGCGGCGACCATGCTGTCCCAGATCGTGCAAATGGTGGCGCAGGCGCAGCGGTCCAAGGCGCCGATGCAGCGCATGGCCGATGTCGTGGCGGGCTATTTCGTGGTCGCGACGGTGTCCATCGCCGTGCTGACCTTTTTTGCCTGGGGCCTGTTCGGGCCGGAACCGCGCTGGGTTTTTGGCCTCATCAACGCCGTGGCTGTGCTGATCATCGCCTGCCCCTGCGCGCTGGGCTTGGCCACGCCCATGTCGATCATGGTGGCGACCGGGCGAGGGGCTACGCAGGGGGTGCTGTTTCGCGATGCCGCCGCGATCGAGAAAATGCGCCAGGTCGATACCCTGATCGTCGACAAGACCGGCACATTGACCGAGGGCCGGCCGCGCTATCAGACGACGATCGCAGCCGAAGGCTTCACCGCCGACGAGGCCTTGCGACTGGCTGCCAGCCTCGACCAGGGCAGCGAGCACCCGTTGGCCGAAGCCATCGTCACGGCCGCGCGCGAGCAGGGCCTGGTGCTCTCACGCGCCGAGGAGTTCGACTCGCACTCAGGCATCGGCGTGCGCGGGCGCGTCGATGGACATGCCGTGGCACTGGGCAACACCGCGCTGATGGAACAGCTCGGTGTGGACGTGCGGCCATTGGCCGAGCGGGCGGAGGCGCTGCGCACCGAGGGGGCCAGCGTCATGTATCTGGCCGTCGATCACGCGCTCGCCGCAGTCCTGGCCGTCGCCGACCCGGTGAAGAAGACCACACCGCAAGCGCTGGCGTCGCTGCGCGCGGAGGGCTTGCGCGTCGTCATGGCCACGGGCGACGGTCTGACCACGGCCAAGGCCGTGGCGGCGCGCTTGGGCATCGATGAGGTGCATGGCGAGGTCAAGCCCGCCGACAAACTGCAACTGGTGGAGCGGCTGCAGCGCGAGGGGCGTATCGTTGCGATGGCTGGTGACGGCATCAATGATGCCCCGGCCTTGGCAAAGGCCGACGTCGGTATCGCCATGGGCACCGGCACCGACGTGGCGATGAACAGCGCACAGATCACGCTCGTCAAGGGTGACCTGCGCGGTATTGCGGTGGCGCGCGCCTTGTCAGTGGCCACGGTCCGCAACATGAAGCAGAACCTGATGTTCGCCTTTCTCTACAACGCACTGGGCATTCCCATTGCGGCCGGCGTGCTGTATCCGCTCACCGGTTGGCTGCTTTCACCGTTGATCGCCGCCCTGGCGATGAGTCTCAGCTCCGCATCGGTGATCGGCAATGCGCTGCGTTTGCGCGGCGTCCGTCTTGTCTGA
- a CDS encoding ArsI/CadI family heavy metal resistance metalloenzyme, with protein sequence MKRFHVHVHVEDLAQSVAFYSKLFGAEPTRLESDYAKWMLDDPRINFAISTRGGKPGVDHLGFQTDNAEELAELKARAQAADMALFDEGQTTCCYAQSEKHWVTDPQGVAWEHFRTLATIPVFSEKAAQSEAGGVCCAPTPRGKPVGIAVKPSSSCC encoded by the coding sequence ATGAAGCGCTTCCACGTTCATGTCCACGTCGAGGACCTCGCTCAGAGCGTGGCCTTCTACTCCAAGCTGTTCGGCGCCGAGCCCACCCGCCTGGAGAGCGACTACGCCAAGTGGATGCTCGACGACCCGAGGATCAACTTCGCGATCTCGACGCGCGGCGGCAAACCGGGCGTCGACCATCTCGGCTTCCAAACCGACAATGCCGAGGAACTCGCCGAGTTGAAGGCACGCGCCCAGGCTGCCGACATGGCACTGTTCGATGAAGGCCAGACCACCTGCTGCTATGCCCAGAGCGAGAAGCACTGGGTCACCGATCCGCAAGGCGTTGCCTGGGAGCACTTCCGTACGCTGGCCACCATCCCGGTGTTCAGCGAGAAGGCGGCGCAGAGCGAGGCTGGCGGTGTCTGCTGCGCACCGACGCCCCGTGGCAAGCCGGTCGGCATCGCTGTCAAGCCCTCGTCCTCTTGCTGCTGA
- a CDS encoding cupredoxin domain-containing protein, with the protein MKKTLSVLALSALPVLALAAGNHQGGHGMAGHDMQGMHGSMHGGASHSNVGKPGDPAKVDRTIEVVMDDTMRFTPATITVKKGETIRFFVKNAGKVPHEMVVGSLQELKEHAEMMRKMPQMQHAEPNMVTLQPGQRGGLVWLFDQPGTVDFACLVPGHMEAGMAGKIVVE; encoded by the coding sequence ATGAAGAAAACCTTGAGCGTTTTGGCGCTGAGCGCGTTGCCTGTGTTGGCGCTGGCCGCCGGCAATCATCAGGGCGGCCATGGCATGGCCGGGCACGACATGCAAGGCATGCACGGTTCGATGCACGGTGGCGCATCACACTCCAACGTCGGCAAGCCAGGCGATCCCGCCAAGGTCGACCGCACCATCGAGGTGGTCATGGACGACACGATGCGGTTCACGCCCGCCACCATCACGGTCAAAAAGGGCGAGACGATCCGCTTCTTTGTCAAAAACGCGGGCAAGGTGCCGCATGAAATGGTGGTCGGCTCCTTGCAGGAGCTCAAAGAACACGCTGAGATGATGCGCAAGATGCCGCAGATGCAGCATGCCGAGCCGAACATGGTGACGCTGCAGCCCGGCCAGCGCGGCGGGCTGGTCTGGCTGTTCGATCAGCCCGGCACGGTGGACTTCGCTTGCCTCGTCCCCGGCCATATGGAAGCGGGCATGGCGGGCAAGATCGTCGTCGAGTAA